In Helianthus annuus cultivar XRQ/B chromosome 9, HanXRQr2.0-SUNRISE, whole genome shotgun sequence, the following are encoded in one genomic region:
- the LOC110936860 gene encoding transcription factor TCP12 translates to MMSSSNPFPQVTSSSHYVFPPSNPFLDHEKDDLYINNFNPFLSGDCFPDNENNTTRKQDLVEEVGLEEECDENDHLFWSVVKNNKGSNKDHHSKIHTAQGPRDRRVRLSIEVAKRFFYLQDLLGFDKGSKTLDWLFNKSKNSIDELIKRKKESSSSSLTDQLEVVFLETDEQAKGRKNKCGEGKRKKIARKCTSGVTVNQSRAEARARARERTKEKMNVKKLDKESKSAPVDCCSSNLTLQSSFWNSFESQNDYNDKIGEALLEDDISLLYSYQHNLAVSNDSSSEFNCMPDVHEHWGGDCAAI, encoded by the coding sequence ATGATGTCTTCCTCAAACCCTTTTCCACAGGTTACTTCAAGCAGTCATTATGTCTTCCCTCCTTCCAATCCCTTTCTTGACCATGAAAAAGATGATCTTTACATCAACAACTTCAACCCATTTCTCTCAGGGGACTGTTTTCCAGACAATGAGAATAATACTACAAGAAAACAAGATTTGGTTGAAGAAGTTGGGTTGGAAGAAGAATGTGATGAGAATGATCATCTTTTCTGGTCTGTTGTGAAGAACAACAAAGGTTCAAACAAAGATCATCATAGCAAGATCCACACTGCTCAAGGGCCTAGAGATAGGAGGGTGAGATTGTCCATTGAAGTTGCTAAAAGGTTCTTTTATCTTCAAGATTTGTTAGGGTTTGATAAAGGAAGCAAAACCCTAGATTGGCTCTTTAACAAGTCCAAGAACTCAATTGATGAGTTGattaaaagaaagaaagaaagctCATCTTCAAGTCTTACTGACCAACTTGAAGTTGTGTTCCTGGAAACCGACGAACAAGCGAAAGGGCGAAAAAACAAGTGTGGTGAAGGAAAAAGAAAGAAGATAGCAAGAAAATGCACATCTGGAGTTACTGTGAATCAGTCAAGGGCAGAGGCAAGAGCAAGAGCTAGAGAAAGGACTAAAGAGAAAATGAATGTTAAAAAGCTTGATAAAGAGTCCAAGAGTGCGCCTGTTGACTGCTGTTCTTCAAATTTAACACTCCAGTCTAGCTTTTGGAACTCATTTGAGTCACAAAATGATTATAATGACAAGATTGGGGAGGCACTTTTGGAAGATGATATCTCATTACTGTATAGTTATCAGCACAATCTTGCTGTGTCAAATGATTCAAGTTCTGAGTTCAATTGTATGCCAGATGTTCATGAGCATTGGGGTGGTGACTGTGCAGCCATTTAG